One window from the genome of Gimesia aquarii encodes:
- a CDS encoding bifunctional diguanylate cyclase/phosphodiesterase, which translates to MKQSSESESMGGSPQTADQNDSIHFIWPKLPLFGIAFVMALGVLVLIYELSQVTLTQHVIYVDVNRQSLAGKVAKDVLECRRYEKDVFLNLNHPVEYNDYLLKWRTAWNKLSIDTEFLSKCMANEEQTRLQMLLHDSVKEYQKHFLNIVEKINRGEIKTPQQANLAMTPFKDDMRNLTILSSKYAVESAKEATQHGGTLVRRGGISAVVVLLLTIVPSVILLFLFRKYNQKLILANEKLQSSKNELKQSEAQFRTLMNNIPGVTFRSHVDERRTIEFVCETIKELLGYPAEELLRNKVRTFTSVIHPDDITKVHSVIQSAAEKPQSFQVGYRIIRADGEVRYVWEQGLVSHDHNNVPMVDSVMFDVTDRKQAELELRNSKEVFERASLVDKLTGLPNRTLSHERLKELILESQEKSEANYAVIFLDFDRFKMVNDSLGHDVGDLLLVEIATRLRRHLRCTDSISQQVSGNTAGRLGGDEFLILINNIKSLDEVNSVAERLLDELARPYFLEQHEVYSTASMGIVIGNKYYKRPEEIIRDADTAMYEAKRSGKSRYVIFDDSMRKRVIREMILENDLRKAIENQELVLYYQPIVSLESGAVCCVEALLRWYHPTLGLISPGEFIPIAEDSQQIIELGEWVLREGCRQYAEWSERLGYSAPSMISINLSRKQFICPHLVHMVESTLQEFNVDPEHLQLEVTEDAFASDVNEAIQAMKEIKNIGVKLAIDDFGVGCSSFASLNQFPVDTLKIDRSLVDQVIRTKGMAAMINSLVVLSENLRIMLIPEGIEEQDQLTELRKLGCEYGQGFLFAKPLTSEVFEEYLLKQSGASTASTPQLVESN; encoded by the coding sequence ATGAAACAGTCTTCAGAATCTGAGTCGATGGGGGGCAGCCCGCAAACTGCCGATCAAAATGACTCAATTCATTTCATCTGGCCTAAGTTGCCGCTGTTTGGAATTGCCTTTGTCATGGCATTGGGAGTTTTGGTCCTGATCTATGAACTAAGTCAAGTCACACTTACCCAACACGTGATTTACGTCGATGTCAATCGACAATCATTGGCGGGAAAAGTGGCAAAGGATGTGCTTGAGTGTCGCCGCTACGAAAAAGATGTGTTCCTCAATCTGAATCACCCGGTCGAATATAATGATTATCTATTGAAGTGGCGTACTGCCTGGAACAAGCTTTCCATCGATACGGAGTTTTTGAGTAAGTGTATGGCAAATGAGGAACAGACACGTTTACAGATGCTGTTGCACGATTCAGTAAAAGAGTATCAAAAACATTTTTTGAATATCGTTGAGAAGATAAATCGCGGGGAAATTAAGACTCCTCAGCAGGCTAATCTGGCGATGACACCATTTAAAGACGACATGCGAAATCTAACAATTCTTTCGTCAAAATATGCGGTCGAAAGTGCAAAAGAAGCAACTCAACATGGTGGGACATTGGTCCGGCGAGGTGGGATCAGTGCTGTTGTCGTACTTTTATTGACCATTGTGCCTAGTGTCATTCTTCTGTTTCTTTTTCGTAAATACAATCAAAAACTGATACTCGCCAATGAAAAACTTCAATCATCAAAGAATGAATTGAAACAGAGTGAAGCACAGTTTCGAACGTTGATGAACAATATTCCCGGAGTGACATTTCGGTCGCATGTGGACGAAAGGAGGACCATTGAATTCGTCTGCGAGACAATCAAAGAGCTTCTGGGGTATCCTGCTGAAGAACTATTGCGGAATAAAGTACGAACATTTACTAGTGTCATTCATCCTGATGACATTACTAAAGTCCATTCAGTTATTCAGTCTGCCGCGGAAAAACCGCAATCATTCCAGGTTGGATATCGAATTATACGTGCTGATGGAGAGGTAAGATACGTTTGGGAACAAGGTTTAGTTTCACATGATCACAATAACGTGCCTATGGTCGATAGTGTGATGTTTGATGTGACAGACCGAAAACAGGCCGAACTTGAGTTGCGTAATAGTAAAGAAGTATTTGAACGCGCCTCATTAGTCGATAAATTGACAGGTTTACCCAATCGTACACTGTCCCATGAACGTTTGAAGGAATTAATTCTGGAGTCCCAGGAGAAATCAGAAGCGAATTATGCCGTTATCTTCCTCGATTTTGATCGTTTTAAAATGGTCAATGACAGTTTAGGGCACGATGTCGGTGACTTACTGCTCGTTGAGATTGCAACCCGCTTGCGTCGTCATCTTCGCTGTACAGATTCAATCAGTCAGCAGGTTTCAGGAAATACAGCAGGTCGACTGGGAGGCGATGAATTTCTGATTCTGATCAATAATATCAAGAGCCTTGACGAAGTGAACTCTGTTGCAGAACGGCTGTTGGATGAATTAGCCCGTCCGTACTTCCTGGAACAGCATGAAGTATATTCAACTGCCAGCATGGGGATCGTAATCGGCAACAAATATTACAAACGGCCGGAAGAGATCATCCGTGATGCAGACACTGCCATGTATGAAGCAAAACGCTCCGGAAAAAGCCGTTATGTGATTTTTGATGATTCAATGCGGAAACGTGTGATTCGTGAGATGATTCTGGAAAACGATCTCAGAAAAGCGATAGAGAATCAGGAATTAGTACTTTACTATCAACCCATCGTTTCGCTTGAAAGTGGTGCCGTTTGTTGTGTGGAGGCTCTGTTGCGTTGGTATCACCCGACACTGGGACTCATCAGTCCGGGAGAGTTTATACCCATTGCGGAAGATTCACAACAGATTATCGAACTGGGTGAATGGGTTTTACGAGAAGGATGTCGGCAATACGCTGAGTGGTCAGAGCGGCTGGGATATTCCGCTCCATCCATGATCAGTATTAACTTATCGCGTAAGCAATTCATCTGCCCCCATTTGGTGCATATGGTGGAAAGCACGCTCCAGGAATTTAATGTAGACCCTGAACATCTTCAATTGGAGGTGACCGAAGATGCCTTTGCTTCCGATGTGAATGAAGCGATTCAAGCGATGAAAGAAATCAAAAACATTGGGGTCAAGTTGGCCATCGATGATTTTGGTGTTGGCTGTTCCTCTTTTGCTTCACTGAATCAATTCCCTGTAGATACACTTAAAATTGATCGCTCGTTAGTAGATCAAGTCATACGTACCAAAGGTATGGCCGCGATGATCAATTCTTTGGTAGTCCTGTCTGAAAACCTGAGGATCATGCTTATTCCTGAAGGTATCGAAGAGCAGGACCAGTTGACCGAACTCAGGAAACTGGGCTGCGAATATGGACAGGGGTTTCTCTTTGCTAAACCTCTGACCTCGGAAGTCTTTGAAGAATACTTACTGAAACAATCTGGTGCCTCAACCGCATCGACTCCACAACTGGTGGAAAGTAATTAA
- a CDS encoding class I SAM-dependent methyltransferase — MKRRQLFEFEDCRWFPSLLRDFMTDYLRFVSCKFNLFGGTLPVLNEILQQTGRSQIVDIASGSGGPWLSLIPKLQKQVPGLRVKLTDYYPNQAGMLEIVSAFPETVEVESRSIDAKDVPQDLVGLRTQFLSLHHFTPTEVKEILQNAIAAQEPIAIFEAQQRDIEHLIRFALSPIFVLLLTPFIKPFRISRLIFTYLIPLIPALVFWDGLVSVLRTYTVNEMLEMANEADTQQNYEWKAEILNCGQIKLPYLTGKPLD; from the coding sequence ATGAAACGACGACAACTGTTTGAGTTTGAAGACTGCCGCTGGTTTCCAAGTTTGCTTAGAGATTTTATGACAGATTACCTGCGTTTCGTTTCTTGCAAGTTTAATCTGTTCGGCGGAACGCTGCCGGTTCTCAATGAAATCCTACAACAAACTGGTCGTTCACAGATTGTCGATATTGCCTCTGGAAGCGGTGGTCCCTGGCTTTCTTTGATTCCGAAGTTGCAGAAGCAAGTCCCGGGTTTACGCGTCAAACTGACTGATTACTATCCGAATCAAGCTGGTATGTTAGAAATTGTTTCAGCATTCCCTGAGACGGTTGAAGTTGAGTCACGTTCTATCGATGCCAAAGATGTTCCGCAGGATCTGGTTGGGCTACGAACGCAGTTTCTAAGTCTGCACCATTTTACTCCAACCGAAGTTAAGGAGATTCTTCAAAACGCAATCGCGGCTCAGGAACCCATTGCCATTTTTGAAGCGCAACAGCGCGACATAGAACATCTGATTCGTTTTGCACTCTCTCCGATATTTGTTTTGCTGTTGACCCCGTTTATAAAACCGTTTCGTATCTCACGACTGATCTTTACATATCTGATCCCCCTGATTCCGGCGTTGGTCTTTTGGGATGGCCTTGTTTCAGTGCTTCGAACCTACACAGTCAATGAAATGCTCGAAATGGCTAACGAAGCTGATACACAGCAGAACTATGAGTGGAAAGCCGAAATCCTGAACTGTGGTCAAATCAAATTACCTTATCTCACAGGTAAGCCTCTCGATTAA
- a CDS encoding IclR family transcriptional regulator, which yields MSVTTTSVPALERGLDVLETLSQAPDGLGISELAARLSLNKNAIFRITHALTDRNYLERDPLTKRFKLSIKFLTLGMPQVGDVSLVEESLPLMRDLRDETRETVQLGLRVRDEGVIIEQVSGLHPLRIAVDVGLRFPLHNNAPGKTLLAFQAPEELAATIKRIPLTQDTPRTITDPGMLQEECERVRSRGYATDYAEADEGIHCVAAPVLGKTENLLAVVWVSAPSKRMPKSLFSSIGKQVIQCTEKISGRLIR from the coding sequence ATGAGTGTTACAACGACGAGTGTTCCTGCACTTGAGCGAGGGCTGGATGTGCTGGAGACGTTGAGTCAGGCGCCTGATGGGCTCGGAATCAGCGAGCTGGCTGCACGGCTTTCTCTTAATAAGAACGCGATTTTTCGTATCACACATGCGCTTACTGACCGCAATTATCTGGAACGCGATCCACTGACGAAGCGGTTTAAGCTTTCAATTAAGTTCCTCACATTAGGAATGCCGCAGGTGGGGGATGTGAGTCTAGTTGAAGAATCTCTGCCACTCATGCGTGATCTCCGTGATGAAACTCGCGAAACGGTACAACTCGGTTTACGCGTGAGAGATGAAGGAGTCATTATTGAACAGGTAAGTGGGCTCCACCCTCTCAGAATCGCCGTTGATGTGGGGCTTCGCTTTCCATTACATAATAATGCCCCAGGAAAAACACTCCTGGCATTTCAAGCTCCTGAAGAATTAGCTGCTACAATCAAACGCATTCCTTTGACACAAGATACACCGCGCACCATTACTGATCCAGGCATGTTACAGGAAGAATGTGAACGAGTTCGCAGTCGCGGTTACGCTACCGATTATGCGGAAGCGGATGAAGGAATCCATTGCGTCGCTGCTCCGGTATTGGGTAAAACTGAAAACTTACTTGCTGTAGTTTGGGTCTCCGCTCCTTCCAAACGAATGCCTAAGAGTCTGTTTTCCAGCATTGGTAAGCAGGTTATACAGTGTACAGAGAAAATTTCCGGGAGACTCATTCGATGA
- a CDS encoding PSD1 and planctomycete cytochrome C domain-containing protein produces the protein MKFLPAWFCLLSWLSMVGWISAADDTFFRDTVEPILRKHCYECHSHTSGVMEGDLTLDWQSGWKTGGSRGAAIAPGDPEGSLLIKAIRHSDSELQMPEQKLSDKEIAALVKWVRDGAQDPRTTKPASKVTDSTDWWSLKPLLRPHVPGEGPSNPIDAFIETHLQQKKLKPSPEADRRTLIRRLMFDLHGLQPTIEETNAFLADSSPQAYGKLVDQLLSSPRYGERWARHWLDTVHFADSHGFEHDVFRPHAWRYRDYVIDRFNRDIPWPQFIREQLAADFFFPKASELTVALGFLGAGPYDQSAAATAPKSFEYLDRDDLVTQTMGAFASTTANCARCHTHKFDPITQADYYALQAVFAGVGKGDVAFDMDRAVASQRSRWKNLKAAAQNMNTNILLKPDNLKLVAEWEQSRAPQTRWVPLEPDVFVSTNGANLKRQPDASILSSGNAPEQETIVITANTSLSTITAVRLDLLNDDSLPHKGPGRAHNGNLHLNEFELRVFKPDAVEGQVVPIGQATADFNQAGWTIQHAVDGNPKTAWGIYPKVGVPHHAVFVLKTPLIVEPGTKLSVTLKQVHGGAHIIGRFKLAVTDAPKLNVIALPKEVEAVLNRPAAQRSAEQQALLASTILQHRAEQELEKLPSQVKVYAAAAEAANERGMIKLSQPREIRLLVRGNLEKPRDVIGPGALTALSPLPSRFELTKSHHESARRAALADWLADPRNPLTWRSIANRVWHYHFGKGLCDTPNDFGRMGGTPSHPELLDWLACELRDQNGSLKHLHRLICNSKTYRQSSAYRSELEKSDPDNRLLARMSRQRLDAGSFRDSVLLVSGQLDLKSGGPGDSHFTTTPGPQVTPVLHYEKFDLDSPAANRRSIYRVVWRGIPDPLMDALDFPDLGLLAPTRGFSASPLQSLVLYNNRFVLHQSQKLAERARKSQTKLPGQIKQIVLWVWLREPADDELKKMTTLVGKHGLEAVCRLVLNSNEFLFVE, from the coding sequence ATGAAATTCCTTCCTGCCTGGTTTTGTTTATTGAGTTGGCTCTCGATGGTGGGGTGGATCTCTGCTGCTGATGATACGTTCTTTCGTGACACTGTGGAACCAATTCTTCGTAAACATTGTTACGAGTGCCATTCCCATACTTCGGGAGTGATGGAAGGAGATCTCACACTGGATTGGCAGAGTGGTTGGAAAACGGGGGGAAGTCGCGGTGCTGCGATCGCTCCTGGTGACCCGGAAGGCAGTCTGCTGATTAAAGCGATTCGTCACAGTGATTCAGAATTACAGATGCCCGAACAGAAGCTATCTGACAAAGAGATTGCTGCTCTCGTAAAATGGGTCAGAGACGGAGCCCAGGACCCGCGAACGACGAAGCCCGCGTCAAAGGTCACGGATTCTACGGACTGGTGGTCATTAAAACCGCTTTTGCGCCCTCATGTTCCCGGTGAGGGACCCAGTAATCCGATAGATGCATTTATCGAAACGCACCTGCAGCAGAAAAAACTGAAACCGTCTCCGGAAGCCGATCGACGCACCTTGATCCGGCGGTTGATGTTCGATCTACACGGGCTACAGCCTACGATTGAAGAGACGAACGCGTTTCTTGCAGACTCCAGCCCCCAGGCTTATGGAAAGCTGGTTGACCAACTGCTGTCCTCGCCTCGATATGGAGAACGCTGGGCACGACACTGGCTCGATACGGTCCATTTCGCAGATTCACATGGGTTTGAGCACGACGTCTTTCGGCCTCACGCGTGGCGGTATCGTGACTATGTCATAGATCGCTTCAATCGTGATATTCCCTGGCCGCAGTTTATTCGAGAGCAACTGGCGGCTGATTTTTTCTTTCCCAAGGCATCGGAGCTAACGGTCGCGCTGGGGTTCCTTGGGGCAGGTCCTTATGATCAAAGCGCAGCTGCCACTGCACCCAAGTCATTTGAATATCTTGACCGTGATGATCTGGTGACCCAAACCATGGGGGCCTTCGCCAGCACCACAGCAAACTGTGCTCGATGCCATACACATAAATTCGACCCCATTACACAAGCCGACTATTATGCGCTGCAGGCAGTATTTGCTGGCGTTGGTAAGGGCGACGTTGCATTTGACATGGACCGAGCGGTCGCCAGTCAGCGATCTCGCTGGAAAAATCTTAAGGCAGCCGCTCAAAACATGAATACAAATATTCTACTGAAACCAGATAATCTGAAATTGGTTGCGGAATGGGAGCAATCCCGCGCTCCACAAACGCGCTGGGTACCTCTTGAGCCTGATGTCTTTGTTTCGACCAACGGCGCGAATTTGAAACGCCAGCCTGATGCTTCGATACTTTCAAGCGGAAACGCACCAGAGCAGGAGACAATTGTCATCACGGCAAACACATCGCTCTCAACAATAACAGCGGTGCGGCTGGATTTATTGAATGATGACTCGCTGCCCCACAAAGGGCCGGGAAGGGCACACAATGGAAATCTCCATTTAAACGAGTTTGAATTGCGTGTTTTCAAACCCGATGCCGTGGAAGGACAAGTGGTTCCCATTGGTCAGGCAACAGCAGACTTTAATCAGGCTGGCTGGACGATTCAGCATGCCGTCGACGGGAATCCCAAAACGGCTTGGGGAATCTACCCGAAAGTCGGCGTGCCGCATCATGCTGTATTTGTTTTGAAAACACCGCTGATTGTTGAGCCTGGAACGAAATTATCAGTCACACTGAAACAGGTACATGGTGGTGCACATATTATTGGGCGTTTCAAATTAGCTGTCACAGATGCACCGAAGTTGAACGTGATTGCACTTCCGAAAGAAGTCGAGGCGGTCTTAAATAGACCCGCCGCTCAGCGGTCGGCTGAACAACAGGCGTTGCTCGCTTCCACTATTTTGCAACACCGGGCGGAGCAGGAACTGGAGAAGCTCCCATCACAAGTCAAGGTTTACGCGGCGGCAGCAGAAGCTGCGAACGAGAGAGGTATGATAAAGTTATCTCAGCCGCGTGAGATTCGACTTTTAGTGCGTGGTAATCTTGAAAAGCCGCGCGATGTGATTGGGCCTGGTGCTTTAACGGCATTATCTCCGTTGCCTTCTCGATTTGAACTAACAAAATCTCATCATGAATCAGCGAGAAGGGCAGCACTTGCTGACTGGTTGGCTGACCCACGGAACCCGCTTACCTGGCGAAGCATCGCCAATCGCGTATGGCACTATCATTTTGGTAAGGGACTATGTGATACGCCAAATGATTTCGGACGTATGGGAGGTACACCCTCTCACCCCGAGTTGCTCGATTGGCTGGCCTGTGAACTGCGTGATCAAAATGGATCATTGAAACACCTACATCGTTTGATTTGTAACAGCAAAACCTATCGACAATCATCGGCTTACCGCTCAGAGTTGGAAAAAAGTGATCCCGATAATCGATTGCTGGCACGTATGTCGCGGCAACGTCTTGATGCAGGCAGTTTCCGAGACTCTGTTTTGTTGGTGAGCGGACAACTTGATTTGAAAAGTGGTGGGCCAGGAGATTCTCATTTTACCACGACCCCCGGTCCGCAAGTGACGCCGGTATTACACTACGAAAAATTTGATCTGGATAGTCCGGCAGCCAATCGACGCAGCATATATCGCGTGGTTTGGCGTGGTATTCCTGACCCCCTGATGGACGCTTTAGATTTTCCCGACCTGGGTTTATTAGCTCCGACACGTGGCTTTTCAGCCTCTCCTTTGCAATCTCTGGTTCTGTATAACAATCGTTTTGTTTTACATCAGTCACAAAAGTTGGCAGAGCGGGCACGAAAGTCACAAACCAAATTACCAGGCCAGATTAAACAGATTGTTTTATGGGTCTGGTTGCGAGAACCAGCGGATGATGAATTGAAAAAAATGACAACTTTGGTTGGCAAGCATGGTTTGGAAGCCGTTTGCCGTTTGGTTCTGAACAGTAATGAGTTTCTTTTTGTTGAGTAA
- a CDS encoding DUF1501 domain-containing protein translates to MSNLINHHLSRRELLMQSGGSFGAAVLVHWLAHKSAPAASTTKMNGGLHHPAKARRVIQLFMNGGASPMDTFDFKPELKRLHGQKLGPKEKPEGFTAAAGAVMKSPFKFAQHGETGRWVSSVFPHQAKIVDELAFLMAMTTKTNVHGPASYMMNTGFMLPGFPCMGAWISYALGNLSDNLPAFVVLPDVRGLPYNQKGNFSGGFLPAKHQGTLVNAASKTPIPNLFADPKYTFARDAADKDTFALLQQFNRRHAETRPDDSRLEARIAAGELAAKMQLSAPEAFDLTRESKETQNAYGLDQKVTEDFGKRCLLARRLLERGTRFVQVWSGPQGAVNNWDNHGNIQTELPAIANSVDQPIAALFQDMKSRGLLDDTLIIWTTEFGRTPFAQGSQGRDHNRGTFVTWLAGAGIKAGASHGKSDDLGYQTAEDKTYCYDLHATILHLLGIDHKRLTYRTAGIDRRLTDVHGHVIHGILS, encoded by the coding sequence ATGTCAAACTTAATCAATCATCATCTTTCGCGGCGTGAGCTTCTTATGCAGTCAGGCGGTAGTTTTGGTGCTGCGGTATTGGTTCACTGGTTGGCACACAAATCAGCTCCGGCGGCTTCGACAACGAAAATGAACGGTGGCTTGCACCATCCGGCGAAAGCACGGCGTGTTATTCAGCTGTTTATGAACGGCGGCGCCAGTCCCATGGACACGTTTGATTTTAAGCCCGAATTGAAACGTCTTCATGGACAGAAACTGGGACCGAAAGAGAAACCGGAAGGTTTTACTGCGGCCGCTGGTGCCGTGATGAAGAGTCCTTTCAAATTTGCTCAACATGGTGAAACCGGCCGTTGGGTCAGTTCGGTCTTTCCCCATCAGGCGAAAATTGTCGACGAGTTAGCGTTTTTGATGGCGATGACCACCAAGACCAACGTGCATGGACCAGCCAGTTACATGATGAATACCGGCTTTATGTTGCCAGGGTTTCCCTGTATGGGGGCCTGGATTTCCTACGCCCTTGGCAACCTTTCCGACAATCTACCAGCGTTCGTAGTGCTGCCAGATGTGCGTGGTCTGCCTTATAATCAAAAAGGAAATTTTAGTGGTGGCTTCCTGCCCGCTAAACATCAGGGAACTCTCGTCAATGCGGCAAGCAAAACACCGATTCCGAATCTATTTGCAGATCCGAAATACACGTTCGCGCGAGATGCTGCCGATAAGGATACTTTTGCATTATTGCAACAGTTTAATCGACGGCATGCGGAAACTCGCCCGGATGATTCACGATTGGAAGCACGAATTGCCGCGGGTGAACTCGCTGCGAAGATGCAACTGAGTGCACCCGAAGCGTTCGATCTCACTCGGGAATCAAAAGAGACACAGAACGCCTACGGACTGGATCAGAAAGTGACGGAAGATTTTGGCAAACGTTGTCTACTGGCAAGACGTTTGCTGGAACGGGGCACACGCTTTGTTCAAGTCTGGAGCGGTCCACAGGGGGCGGTCAATAACTGGGACAACCACGGCAATATCCAAACGGAGTTGCCTGCGATCGCGAATAGTGTCGATCAACCCATTGCCGCTCTCTTTCAAGATATGAAGTCGCGTGGGTTACTTGATGATACACTCATTATCTGGACGACGGAATTCGGTCGCACCCCTTTTGCCCAGGGAAGCCAGGGGCGTGATCATAATCGAGGCACGTTTGTTACCTGGCTGGCAGGCGCCGGAATCAAAGCGGGGGCAAGTCATGGTAAAAGTGATGATCTTGGTTATCAGACCGCTGAAGATAAGACCTATTGTTATGATCTTCATGCCACGATTCTGCACTTACTGGGCATCGACCACAAACGGCTGACGTACCGCACAGCTGGCATTGATCGCCGTCTGACCGACGTGCATGGTCATGTAATACATGGCATTTTGAGTTGA
- the eutB gene encoding ethanolamine ammonia-lyase subunit EutB translates to MPLNRRDFVQAMMYSPFALTLSLSQAKRVAAEETNASGVSISEIHEGEDVFAYIQRVKGGFDLQLYREILGAANAFKEGDQIIGVAATDEESRKNARALLAATRIVDINAHPVFKDKLHQLITNRQSSTLKERSANLTLGALKQLLLTEDEATIKKVTSGLSSDVIGSVVKLMTNGELIIVGSKVFNSLPGSQIGARGYLGARLQPNSPTDNLDDIFWQVLDGWSYAVGDVLLGTNPVSSTPESVEAVELVLKDILVTFGVADIMPHCVLSHIDVQAEVERQNPGSTALWFQSIAGSDDANETFDISVKKMRDYARSRTGQYGLYFETGQGADFTNGHSHGFDMVLHESRKYGFARALTQDVAAAQKSAGKESAPWVHLNDVAGFIGPEVFRTREQLVRCCLEDIIMGKLHGLTIGLDVCSTLHMDVSLDDLDWCLDQIMPANPAYLMALPTKIDPMLGYLTTGFQDHVRMREKFGYRVNNKMWGFFQKLAVIDASGKPTEHFGDPTWVYLQYRRKKGDSRTNRAILKEGRQKLSEVRGRGVFIAEGYGEKHSELEPSLKVEIDQIYHDAKKSIWAELTSDFISSVPEAVPLTTQSNDRLEYILHPTTGEQLSKAATKMIRQLRNSYDEKFDVQVVISDGLNALSIMDEGHLEPFLKELRQQLLAAGYHPSKRNIIIKSGRVRAGYRIGELLFGGLSGNRAILHIIGERPGTGHHTFSVYMTSPPGSVWGQSGKVDHNITKVVSGIAATALKPTKGADETVRILHQMNAG, encoded by the coding sequence ATGCCGTTGAATCGACGCGATTTCGTTCAGGCGATGATGTATAGCCCGTTTGCTCTAACACTTTCTTTGTCACAAGCAAAGAGAGTGGCTGCAGAAGAGACAAATGCCAGTGGTGTGTCCATTTCTGAGATTCATGAGGGCGAGGATGTTTTTGCGTACATCCAACGCGTCAAAGGTGGATTCGATCTACAACTTTACCGCGAAATTCTTGGTGCGGCTAATGCATTCAAAGAGGGTGATCAGATCATTGGCGTGGCTGCGACTGACGAAGAATCTCGCAAGAATGCCCGTGCATTGTTAGCGGCGACTCGTATTGTTGATATCAACGCACATCCTGTCTTCAAAGATAAACTTCATCAACTGATAACAAACCGGCAGAGTTCTACTTTAAAGGAACGTTCAGCAAATCTGACACTTGGAGCTTTAAAACAACTGTTACTCACTGAAGATGAGGCGACCATCAAAAAAGTTACGAGTGGTCTCTCCAGTGATGTCATTGGCTCTGTTGTGAAGCTGATGACTAATGGAGAATTGATTATCGTTGGTTCCAAAGTCTTCAATTCCCTGCCGGGTAGTCAGATCGGTGCGCGAGGTTATTTGGGCGCACGATTGCAACCAAATTCACCGACGGACAATTTAGATGACATCTTCTGGCAAGTCCTTGACGGATGGTCGTATGCAGTAGGAGATGTTCTACTGGGAACAAATCCTGTTTCCAGCACGCCTGAGTCGGTTGAGGCTGTGGAATTGGTGTTGAAGGATATCCTTGTGACATTTGGTGTGGCAGATATTATGCCGCATTGTGTGCTATCACATATTGACGTTCAAGCAGAAGTCGAGCGACAAAACCCAGGCAGTACGGCTCTTTGGTTCCAAAGTATCGCAGGTAGTGATGACGCCAACGAAACATTTGACATCAGTGTCAAAAAGATGCGTGACTACGCACGCTCGCGGACGGGGCAATATGGTTTGTATTTTGAAACGGGTCAGGGGGCAGACTTTACCAACGGTCATAGTCATGGCTTTGATATGGTACTGCACGAATCTCGCAAATATGGTTTTGCACGTGCTCTGACTCAAGATGTTGCCGCGGCTCAAAAGTCTGCCGGTAAAGAATCTGCTCCCTGGGTGCATCTCAACGATGTGGCAGGGTTTATCGGACCGGAAGTATTTCGGACACGTGAACAACTCGTCCGTTGTTGTCTGGAAGACATCATCATGGGTAAGCTGCATGGCTTGACAATCGGACTTGATGTCTGTTCCACATTGCATATGGACGTGTCGCTCGATGATTTAGACTGGTGCCTGGATCAGATCATGCCTGCGAATCCGGCGTATCTGATGGCGTTGCCAACGAAGATCGACCCTATGCTGGGTTATCTTACGACCGGTTTTCAGGACCATGTCCGCATGCGAGAGAAATTCGGCTATCGTGTGAATAACAAAATGTGGGGCTTCTTTCAGAAGCTGGCTGTGATTGACGCGAGTGGAAAACCAACCGAGCACTTTGGTGATCCTACTTGGGTATACTTGCAGTACCGCCGAAAAAAAGGAGATTCTCGTACCAACCGGGCAATTTTAAAAGAAGGTCGTCAAAAATTATCAGAAGTCCGGGGCCGCGGCGTCTTCATCGCAGAGGGGTATGGGGAAAAGCATTCGGAGTTGGAACCTTCACTGAAAGTCGAAATTGATCAGATTTATCATGATGCTAAAAAGAGTATCTGGGCAGAACTCACTTCCGACTTTATTTCCAGTGTGCCTGAAGCGGTCCCTTTAACAACCCAGTCAAATGATCGCCTCGAATACATTTTGCATCCGACAACGGGGGAACAGCTTTCCAAAGCCGCTACAAAAATGATTCGACAACTACGAAACAGTTATGATGAAAAATTTGATGTGCAAGTGGTGATCTCCGATGGATTGAATGCACTGTCGATTATGGACGAAGGACATCTGGAACCGTTCCTTAAGGAACTAAGACAGCAGTTGCTAGCAGCGGGTTACCATCCCTCAAAGCGTAACATCATCATCAAGTCGGGACGTGTTCGTGCGGGATATCGAATTGGTGAATTGCTCTTCGGCGGTCTTTCAGGGAATCGTGCGATTCTTCACATCATCGGCGAGCGCCCCGGCACGGGACATCATACGTTTTCTGTTTATATGACATCCCCTCCCGGTTCTGTCTGGGGACAATCAGGCAAGGTCGATCACAACATTACGAAAGTGGTTTCCGGTATCGCTGCCACCGCTCTCAAGCCCACCAAAGGAGCCGATGAGACGGTTCGTATATTGCATCAAATGAATGCTGGTTAA